Proteins encoded within one genomic window of Anopheles gambiae chromosome 3, idAnoGambNW_F1_1, whole genome shotgun sequence:
- the LOC133393412 gene encoding uncharacterized protein LOC133393412, whose product MNRPDALTVLNSAIIKALAQCHAAPRDPVLNATKWDIHIESAETSSPLRLLRCTIWVPMDSMRKLRTKYCLAKLKRRPKRIISDRGTCFTSNQFENFLRSNEVQHVLNATGSPQANGQVERVNRVLRPILSKLSDSYDHDDWNLHLLDAEYALNNSKHASTKFSPSVLLFGIEQRGHLIDELTEFLDERRGSTLNDLSDIRAEASANIIKSQLTNEAYFRKNHKPAAKYEVGDYVVMRNIDSNTQQNKKLIPKYKGPYIVHKVLPNDRYVIRDIEGCPITQMPYDGILESNKLKKWSEPYETVNEI is encoded by the exons ATGAACCGGCCAGATGCTTTAACTGTTCTCAATTCGGCCATTATCAAAGCGCTTGCCCAATGCCACGCCGCCCCAAGGGATCCTGTTTTAAATGCCACCAAATGGGACATACACATCGAGAGTGCCGAAACTTCCAGCCCGTTACGACTGCTGCGGTGCACCATCTGGGTTCCCATGGATTCGATGAGGAAACTGCGGACCAAATACTGCTTAGCGAAATTGAAACG CCGACCCAAACGGATAATTAGTGACCGAGGTACCTGCTTCACGTCCAACCAGTTCGAAAATTTCCTTAGATCAAATGAGGTACAGCATGTACTCAACGCTACTGGTTCACCACAAGCAAACGGACAAGTCGAAAGGGTTAACCGCGTACTTCGACCCATACTCAGCAAACTTTCGGACTCTTATGATCACGATGATTGGAATTTGCATTTACTGGATGCTGAATATGCGTTGAATAATTCAAAGCACGCCAGTACGAAGTTTTCACCCTCAGTTCTCCTGTTTGGTATTGAACAACGGGGTCATTTAATTGATGAACTAACGGAGTTTTTAGACGAGCGTCGTGGAAGTACACTAAATGATTTAAGCGACATTCGGGCTGAAGCATCggcaaatataattaaatctCAGCTTACCAATGAGGCATATTTTCGTAAAAATCATAAACCAGCAGCTAAATATGAAGTTGGAGATTATGTAGTAATGCGGAACATTGATAGCAACACTCAGCAGAATAAGAAGTTGATTCCTAAATATAAAGGTCCGTACATAGTCCATAAGGTATTGCCTAACGATCGCTATGTCATTAGGGACATTGAGGGCTGTCCAATAACTCAGATGCCATATGATGGCATATTAGAATCAAACAAGTTGAAGAAATGGAGTGAGCCGTATGAAACCGTTAACGAAATTTGA